Proteins found in one Gammaproteobacteria bacterium genomic segment:
- the mutM gene encoding bifunctional DNA-formamidopyrimidine glycosylase/DNA-(apurinic or apyrimidinic site) lyase, with amino-acid sequence MPELPEVETTVNGIRPFAEGRTVAGVIVRQRQLRWPVSRGLSQKLSGKVIQSVRRRAKYIMFEFERGTLLIHLGMSGRLRVVPSTTPIEKHDHVDLLLDDGHCVRFRDPRRFGSVIWVSGDPLMSPYLYHLGPEPLVDDFDGHYLYARARGRRAAVKNFIMDGRIVVGVGNIYASEALFRSGIRPTRAAGRIALERYDLLVTAIQSVLGEAIAAGGTTLRDYSRVTGEPGYFEQALKVYERQGQPCEACGDLIKRKVIGQRASYYCPSCQH; translated from the coding sequence ATGCCCGAGCTGCCGGAAGTTGAAACCACCGTGAACGGCATTCGCCCCTTCGCTGAAGGGCGTACCGTAGCCGGTGTCATTGTCCGGCAGCGTCAGCTGCGCTGGCCGGTATCCCGGGGGCTGTCGCAGAAGTTAAGCGGAAAGGTTATCCAAAGTGTCAGACGCCGTGCCAAATACATTATGTTTGAATTTGAACGGGGTACCTTACTGATTCACCTGGGCATGTCGGGCCGTTTACGGGTGGTCCCGTCAACCACGCCGATCGAAAAGCACGATCATGTGGATCTGCTGCTTGACGACGGCCATTGTGTGCGTTTCAGAGATCCCCGCCGGTTTGGCAGCGTCATTTGGGTGTCTGGCGACCCTCTGATGTCTCCATACTTGTATCATCTGGGTCCGGAACCGCTGGTTGACGACTTTGATGGGCACTACTTATACGCCAGGGCCCGAGGGCGTCGCGCGGCAGTCAAGAACTTTATTATGGATGGGCGGATTGTAGTCGGTGTCGGTAATATTTATGCCAGTGAAGCACTCTTTCGAAGTGGCATCCGTCCGACACGTGCGGCGGGCCGGATCGCACTCGAGCGCTACGATCTGTTGGTGACCGCTATTCAGTCCGTACTGGGTGAGGCGATTGCCGCGGGGGGGACGACATTACGCGATTATTCCCGTGTCACCGGGGAGCCGGGTTATTTTGAACAGGCGCTCAAGGTGTATGAACGCCAAGGTCAGCCTTGTGAGGC